DNA sequence from the Oxalobacteraceae sp. CFBP 8761 genome:
CCCGGCCGAGCGCTTTGCCATCTGGGGACGCTGGCAACCGGTGAACGGCGATGCGGCGCCGTTCGACTTTGCCGCACAAGATGCAAAGAATGAACGGATTGCGCTCAATGGTTATTTCGCACTGTTCCGTACGCCAGGTAAAGAGTATGTCGCGCCAAATAACGGCAGCGTCGGATTCAGCCTGCGCAGCAGTGAGGCATATGTCATGACCGAATATGGCAACGGCATTATCGTGACCGCGCCAGCGACCTTGTCGAATGGTGCGCTGAACGTCGATTTCGCGAAACGCAGTTTCAACACCAATATGGATCTGACCACGCGCAGCGATATCGTCAAGCTGCGTGGTGACGGCACGGTCAGCAGCGACGGTCGCCTGCGAGGTGATGCTGCCGGGCGTCAGGGGTATTTGAACATTCAGGGACTGCTGACCAATGAACGGGGTTCGTCGTCGACTGCGGCAACGATCTTCGACGGGCGCATCGATGATCGCCGCACCGTCAATGGCGGTGCGACCTGGCGTTGACCTTTGTCTATCCGATAATAAAAAAACCCGGGATTCCGGGTTTTTTTATGTAATGGGAATTAATGGCTGAGTATATTTAACCTGGTTTTTGTTTCAAGATGTAACGACGAGAATGATTATCAAAGTACAAGATTCTGAGTGTACCCTGTGATAATTGAAGAGAATCTCCGGAGAGAATCGGTTTGATCCCGCAACTTTGTCTGGAAATTGTCATTTTTTAGGAAAACTTGGTCATTACTGTGATGGCCGTCACACGAGTCATGCCGACGTATCTGTCATGATGCGGCTCGTTGGACTTCAAGAGTGTCCTCGGCTCTTGCAATAAAGAATCAACATTCGATCGATCGATCTCATTTTTTTTGGAGTTACACATGGCTATCGTCACCACCCACGTTGCAGCAGTTCAACAAATGTACGTCGCTTACTTCGGTCGTCCTGCTGACACCGCAGGCCTGGACTACTGGACCAACGTCGTTGAAGCCAACGCCGGCGCAACCGCTGCAGTGTCGGCCGCTTTCGCCGCATCGCCAGAATACATCGTGACCTACTTCGGTCAGACCAACACCCAGATCGTCAACAACATCTATCAAAACCTGTTCGGTCGCGACGCTGATGCAGCTGGCCGCACCTACTGGGCAAACCTGCTGACCAACGGCACCATCAAGGTCGACACCATCGTTGCTGAAGTTGCAAAAGCAGCACTGACCACCGACGCAGAAGCCGTCGAAAACAAGGTCGCTGCTTCGACCGCCTTCACCGCTCAGCTGGACACCGCCGCTGAAAACGCAGGCTACGCTGGTAACTCGGCACTGACCCTGGCTAAAGCGTTCATCAAGTCGGTCACCACCGACGCAACCCTGACGACCGCAATCACCCCAGCTAATCTGACCGCACAAGTTGCTGCTGTCGTCAAAGCCGGCACCCCATTCACGCTGGCTGGCGGCCTGGCTGCTGTCGAAGCTGCTGATGACAACCTGGCTACTTTCCTGGAAGACAACTCGTTCGCATCCGCAGCTGCTGCTTCGACCGCAATCACGACTGCTGAAACCAACGCAATCGCTGCAGTTGACGCTGAAGTCACCGGCACCTACACCGGTGCAACCAGCTCGGTGCAAGCTGCTCTGATCGCTGATCAGCGCACTGCCAACACCAAAGCACTGGCCGATGCCAACACCGCACTGACCACCGCCAATGCTAACGCTGCTGCCATCACCGGCCTGAGCGCTGCAATCGCTAACCAGCGCGCTGCAGTTGCTGCTAACGCAGCTGCAATCGAACTGGCTGAAGAGACCCAGGTTGAACTGAACGTTGCTTCTGCTGCACTGGAAGCGCGCGTTGGTACCCTGGAATTCGCTCCAACCATCACCGCACCTGCAACCGGCTCGACCGTGGTTGTGATGTTCGACAACGCTGGTACCGACGTCAACCTGATTTCGATCAACGCTGCTGGTAACTTCGTCCTGGCACCCGGCGCGACCGAAGCCAAGTACCCAGGCGTGACCGCTCTGCGTGACGCACTGGCTGCTGACTTCACCGCTGATGCTGATGCTGTCTTCGCTGCTGACGACCTGGCCGACGCAAACGCTGACCCAGTCCTGGGTGGTGCCAATGCAGATGAAGTCGCTGCTGTCACCGCTGCTTACACCGCAATCACCGCTGCCAACACCAACATCACCGAACTGGCTGATGCGATTGCTGACCTGACCGAAGCGCGCGCTCTGAAGACCGAGCTGGCTGCTCTGAACAAAGCAATCGTCGATGCTGACGCTGCATTCACCACCGCTGGCTACGCTACCCCAGTGACCCTGGACAATGCTTCGGCAGCTGCAACCTCGGGTTCGGACATCTTCCTGCTGGGCGATGAAGCTGCTGTTACCATCAGCGCCTTCGGCCGCTCGGGTTCGGACGCTCTGGTCATCGGCAACGGCTACACCGTGAACACCGGCGCCCTGAGCACCGGCGTTGACACCGCCCTGGAAGTCTTCTTCATCCAGAACGGTACCCGTACCGAAGTCCACGTCGAAGACAAAGCCTTCGGCTCGGCTAGCGGCGACGTCACCGTCATCACCCTGATCGGTGTCGACGCAACCGACCTGCAACTGACCGACGGCATCATCTCGCTGAAGGCAGGCGCCTAATTATCCAGCCCGCTTCGGCGGGCTTGGTAACGCCAAAACCCGCCACCGCAAGGTGGCGGGTTTTTTTACGCCTGTCTTGTGTGAGTCTGTTGTGGACGCGATGCGACTGAATGTAGTCAGAAAGCTCATAATTTGTGATCTCTGTCACAAATTTTGAAGGTTATACGGCATAATGAACGCGCTAAGTGGTTGCTTGTATTCCGGCAACATGCAGGGTCAACCAGCCCTGGCCCGATTCTGCCTTCAGACCATCGTCCATGAAAAAACTGCTAAACGCTAATAACGAAATCGAACGCGCATTGCTCGCGTTCAAGAGCACCTTCATTACCATCGGGGTGTTCAGCGCGATCATCAATGTCCTGATGCTCACGCCGTCCCTGTACATGCTGCAGGTGTACGACCGGGTGCTGGCCAGCCGCAATGAGATCACGCTGCTGATGCTCACCTTGCTGATGCTGGGCGCGTTCCTGTTCATTGGCTGCCTCGAGGTCGTGCGCTCGTTCGTGCTGGTGCGTGTTGGCGCCAAGTTCGACATGATGCTCAACAAGCGCATTTACACCGCTGCGTTCGAGCAAAACCTCAAGCAGAGCGGCGGCAATGCCGGCCAGGCGCTGAGCGACCTGACCAGCCTGCGCCAGTTCTTGACTGGCAATGCGTTGTTCGCCTTCTTCGATGCGCCATGGTTCCCGATCTATTTGTTCGTCATCTTCCTGTTCGAGCCGGCACTTGGCTGGTTTGCGCTGGGCGGCACGATCATTCTGATCGTCCTGGCCGTCGTCAACGAACGCGTCACGCGCGCGCCACTGTCCGAGGCGAACTCGATGGCCGTGGCTGCCAGTGCGATGGCCACCAACAATCTGCGCAATGCCGAAGTCATCGAATCGATGGGCATGCTGCCGAACCTGATGGGCCGCTGGTTCAAGACCCATGGCAAGTTCCTGTCGCTGCAGGCCGATGCCAGCCAGAAGGCGGGCACCATTGGCGCCATCACCAAGTTCGTCCAGACCGCGTTGCAATCGCTCGTGCTCGGCTTTGGCGCACTGCTGGTCCTGGAAAACAAGATTACCCCCGGCATGATGATTGCCGCATCGATTCTGGTCGGCCGCACGCTGTCGCCGGTGCAGCAAGTGATTGGCGTCTGGAAGAGCTGGAGCAGCACCCGCAGCGCGCATGAGCGCCTGACCAAGCTGCTGGAAACCAACCCGGCACGTGCTGCCGGCATGGCGCTGCCGAAACCGGAAGGCAAGCTGACGGTCGAAGCCATCACGGCAGCACCACCGGGCGTCACCACGCCGATCGTGCGCAATCTGAGCTTTGGCATCGTGGCTGGCGACGTGCTGGGCGTGATCGGCCCGAGCGGCTCGGGCAAGTCGACGCTGGCGCGCCTGCTGGTGGGCGTATGGCCGGCGATGATGGGCAAGGTCCGTCTCGACGGCGCCGACATCTATCAGTGGAACAAGGCGGAGCTGGGCCCGAACATCGGCTACTTGCCACAGGACATCGAACTATTCAGCGGTACCGTCAGCGAAAATATCGCCCGTTTTGGCGAAGTCGATGCCGAGAAAGTCGTCACCGCCGCCCAGCGCGCCGGTGTGCACGAGATGATTCTGCGCTTGCCGAAGGGTTACGACACGCCGCTGGGCGACGCGGGTGGCGGCCTGTCCGGCGGCCAGAAGCAGCGCCTGGGCCTGGCACGCGCCATGTACGACGATCCGGCCCTGATCGTGCTCGACGAACCGAACTCGAACCTCGATGAAGTCGGCGAACAGGCACTCGTCACCGCCGTGCTCGAACTGCGCAAGCGCGGCAAGACCATCGTGTTGATCACGCACCGTCCAAGCATCCTGGGCGTGACCACCAAACTGCTGGTCATGAAAGATGGCATGGTTCAGGCCTTTGGCCCGACCCAGCAGGTAATGACGGCGATGCAGGAAGCGAGCCAGAAAGCCGTCGAAGCGGCCCAACAGCGCGTTGCACAGCAGGGTGGCGCGAAGCCGGCTGCCGAGAAAACTCACCGGTCGCGCTATGCCGTGCCCGAGCGCCTCGCCCCCGATGCCGCCGCCACGCCACCGCAAGCCCCAACCGCACCCGCTGCCCCGGCAGCCCCTGCAGCGCCTGCTGCCCCCGTTGCGACTGCAGCGCCAGCACCTGGAGAAACTAACTGATGAAGTTGCTTAAGAAAGATGCAGCGGACGTCATTACCCATGACGTGACCCCGCTCGAAGTAAAGACGGATGCGCGCGCATTTGCCCGCATCGGCTGGCTGGTCGTCCTGCTCGGCTTTGGCGGCTTCATGCTGTGGGCCCTGCTGGCGCCGCTCGACAAGGGCGTGCCATTGTCCGGCACCGTGGCCAGCGAATCGAATCGCCAGGCCGTGCAGCACCTGAGCGGCGGTACCGTTCAGGAATTGCTGGTGCGCGATGGCGATGTTGTCAAGAAGGGCCAGGTGCTGGTGCGCATGAATCCAATCGTGGCCCAGTCCGCAGTGCAAGCCACTGAAGCGCAATACCTGTCGGCTCTGGCGAGCGTTTCGCGCCTGCTGGCCGAGCGCGATGGTTCCCGCACGATCAAGTGGCCCGCCGACCTGGAATCACGCCGCAGCGAACCGCGCATCAGTGAGCTGATGAGCTCGCAAGAACAATTGCTGATGTCGCGCCAGGGTGCGCTGCAAAACGAATTGTCGGGTGTCGACGCCAGTATCGAAGGCCTCAAGATGCAGATCACCGGTCTGCAGGAATCGCGCGACAGCAAGAAGGAGCAGGTCGGTTTCCTGAAAGAGCAGCTCGGCGGCATGCGCGACCTGGCCAAGGAAGGCTACGTCGCCCGCAACCGCCTGCTTGATCTGGAGCGTACCTATGCCCAGCTCGGCGGCGCCATTTCGGAAGACATCGGCAATATCGGCCGCTCGCAGCGCCAGGTGGTCGAACTGACCATGCGCCGCGCGCAGCGCCTGCAGGAATACCAGAAGGAAGTGCGCAGCCAGCTCAACGACCAGCAACGCGAAGCCGAAGGGCAGCATGCCCGCCTGATGGCCCAGCGCTTCGAGCTGACCAACGTCGCGGTGCGCTCGCCTGCCGACGGCACCGTGGTCGGCCTGGCCGTGTTTACCAACGGCGGCGTCGTACCGTCTGGCTTCAAGATGATGGACATCGTCCCGAGCAACGCACCGTTGATCATTGACGGCCGTCTGCCGACCAATCTGGTCGACAAGGTTCATGCAGGCTTGCCGGTCGAGCTCATCTTCTCGGCTTTCAACACCAACAAGACCCCGCACATCGACGGTGAGCTGACCCATATTTCGGCCGACAGCGCCGTCGATGAAAAAACCGGTGTCCCGTATTACAAGGTGCACGTCAAGGTGGCACCGGCCGGTGAAAAGAAAATCATCGCGAACAATATGGATATCCGTTCCGGCATGCCGGTCGAACTGTTCGTCAAGACGGGTGAGCGCACGATGATGAGCTACCTGTTCAAGCCGATCATGGACCGTGCCCACACGGCCCTGAGCGAGGAGTAAGCGATGACGTCCATTCGTACCTCCCGCCTGCGCACCCTGGTGGCCGGCGCGCTGCTGGCCGCTGCTGCGGGCAGCGCCGGCGCGATCACGCTCGAGCAGGCCTACCAGGCCGCGCTCAAGAACGATCCGGTGTTTCGCATGCGCTACTTCGAGAACGAGAGCGGCAAGGAAAACCGCATTCTCGGCCGCGCGCAGTTGCTGCCGCAGATTTCGGCCAGCCATTCGTTCAACCGCAACATCACGGACCTGCTGCAGCCTACCAACGTTCCGAACGTCCAGAGCCTGAGCCACCCGCGTTACCTGAGCCGCTCGTCGGTCGTGCAGCTGCGCCAGCCGTTGTTCAATATGGATGGCATCCAGCGCTACCGCCAGGGCAAGGTGCAAAGCGAGCAGGCCGAACAAGCCTACGAAGCAGGCCTGGATGAAGTCTCGGTG
Encoded proteins:
- a CDS encoding type I secretion system permease/ATPase translates to MKKLLNANNEIERALLAFKSTFITIGVFSAIINVLMLTPSLYMLQVYDRVLASRNEITLLMLTLLMLGAFLFIGCLEVVRSFVLVRVGAKFDMMLNKRIYTAAFEQNLKQSGGNAGQALSDLTSLRQFLTGNALFAFFDAPWFPIYLFVIFLFEPALGWFALGGTIILIVLAVVNERVTRAPLSEANSMAVAASAMATNNLRNAEVIESMGMLPNLMGRWFKTHGKFLSLQADASQKAGTIGAITKFVQTALQSLVLGFGALLVLENKITPGMMIAASILVGRTLSPVQQVIGVWKSWSSTRSAHERLTKLLETNPARAAGMALPKPEGKLTVEAITAAPPGVTTPIVRNLSFGIVAGDVLGVIGPSGSGKSTLARLLVGVWPAMMGKVRLDGADIYQWNKAELGPNIGYLPQDIELFSGTVSENIARFGEVDAEKVVTAAQRAGVHEMILRLPKGYDTPLGDAGGGLSGGQKQRLGLARAMYDDPALIVLDEPNSNLDEVGEQALVTAVLELRKRGKTIVLITHRPSILGVTTKLLVMKDGMVQAFGPTQQVMTAMQEASQKAVEAAQQRVAQQGGAKPAAEKTHRSRYAVPERLAPDAAATPPQAPTAPAAPAAPAAPAAPVATAAPAPGETN
- a CDS encoding DUF4214 domain-containing protein, with protein sequence MAIVTTHVAAVQQMYVAYFGRPADTAGLDYWTNVVEANAGATAAVSAAFAASPEYIVTYFGQTNTQIVNNIYQNLFGRDADAAGRTYWANLLTNGTIKVDTIVAEVAKAALTTDAEAVENKVAASTAFTAQLDTAAENAGYAGNSALTLAKAFIKSVTTDATLTTAITPANLTAQVAAVVKAGTPFTLAGGLAAVEAADDNLATFLEDNSFASAAAASTAITTAETNAIAAVDAEVTGTYTGATSSVQAALIADQRTANTKALADANTALTTANANAAAITGLSAAIANQRAAVAANAAAIELAEETQVELNVASAALEARVGTLEFAPTITAPATGSTVVVMFDNAGTDVNLISINAAGNFVLAPGATEAKYPGVTALRDALAADFTADADAVFAADDLADANADPVLGGANADEVAAVTAAYTAITAANTNITELADAIADLTEARALKTELAALNKAIVDADAAFTTAGYATPVTLDNASAAATSGSDIFLLGDEAAVTISAFGRSGSDALVIGNGYTVNTGALSTGVDTALEVFFIQNGTRTEVHVEDKAFGSASGDVTVITLIGVDATDLQLTDGIISLKAGA
- a CDS encoding HlyD family type I secretion periplasmic adaptor subunit, translating into MKLLKKDAADVITHDVTPLEVKTDARAFARIGWLVVLLGFGGFMLWALLAPLDKGVPLSGTVASESNRQAVQHLSGGTVQELLVRDGDVVKKGQVLVRMNPIVAQSAVQATEAQYLSALASVSRLLAERDGSRTIKWPADLESRRSEPRISELMSSQEQLLMSRQGALQNELSGVDASIEGLKMQITGLQESRDSKKEQVGFLKEQLGGMRDLAKEGYVARNRLLDLERTYAQLGGAISEDIGNIGRSQRQVVELTMRRAQRLQEYQKEVRSQLNDQQREAEGQHARLMAQRFELTNVAVRSPADGTVVGLAVFTNGGVVPSGFKMMDIVPSNAPLIIDGRLPTNLVDKVHAGLPVELIFSAFNTNKTPHIDGELTHISADSAVDEKTGVPYYKVHVKVAPAGEKKIIANNMDIRSGMPVELFVKTGERTMMSYLFKPIMDRAHTALSEE